The following are encoded together in the Candidatus Schekmanbacteria bacterium RIFCSPLOWO2_02_FULL_38_14 genome:
- a CDS encoding chorismate synthase, whose product MLRYLTSGESHGKLINAILEGIPSGLELSEEDVNIDLRRRQSGYGRGERMKIERDEVEITSGVRFGKTMGSPISMIIRNRDWENWKNEMSIIRRNKGINMVTRPRPGHADLAGGIKYNEIDLRNIFERSSARETACRVAVGAVARKILAELGIKILSHVISIGNIRAKNIPRNPNSIVHLAERSDLRCADAEAERKMKDVIDKAKNKGDSVGGIFEIIVMNPPVGLGSHTQWDRKLDGKLARALMSIQAIKGIETGMGFRTADLFGSQVHDEIYYRKDKRGFYRKTNNAGGIEGGISNGEDIVLRAAMKPIPTLLTPLRSVDIITKKPFKASVERSDVCAVPSAAVVGEAVVAFEMADAVLEKFGGDSLKEMKRNFNNYREYINRL is encoded by the coding sequence ATGCTCCGCTACTTAACATCAGGTGAGTCCCACGGGAAATTAATAAATGCAATTCTTGAAGGAATTCCTTCAGGGCTTGAGCTTTCTGAGGAGGATGTAAACATTGACCTCAGGAGAAGACAGTCAGGCTATGGCAGGGGAGAGAGGATGAAGATAGAGCGGGATGAGGTGGAGATAACCTCAGGAGTCCGTTTTGGAAAAACAATGGGAAGCCCAATTTCCATGATAATCCGCAACAGGGACTGGGAAAACTGGAAGAATGAGATGTCAATAATCAGGCGCAATAAAGGGATAAATATGGTTACAAGACCAAGACCCGGACATGCTGACCTTGCAGGAGGAATCAAGTATAACGAAATAGATTTACGTAATATTTTTGAAAGGTCAAGCGCAAGGGAAACCGCATGCAGGGTGGCTGTTGGGGCTGTTGCAAGAAAAATTCTTGCAGAATTGGGTATAAAAATTTTAAGCCACGTGATAAGCATAGGAAATATTCGGGCGAAAAACATTCCAAGAAACCCTAACTCAATCGTTCACTTGGCAGAGAGATCAGACCTTCGTTGCGCTGATGCAGAAGCTGAAAGGAAAATGAAGGATGTGATAGACAAGGCAAAAAACAAAGGAGATTCAGTAGGGGGGATATTTGAGATAATTGTGATGAATCCTCCTGTTGGTTTAGGAAGCCATACCCAATGGGACAGGAAGCTTGATGGAAAATTAGCCCGGGCTTTAATGAGCATTCAGGCAATAAAAGGAATAGAGACCGGTATGGGTTTTAGAACTGCCGACCTTTTTGGCTCACAGGTCCATGATGAGATATATTACAGGAAAGACAAAAGAGGCTTTTACAGGAAAACAAATAATGCCGGAGGAATCGAAGGCGGAATATCAAACGGAGAGGATATTGTTTTGAGGGCGGCTATGAAACCAATTCCGACATTGTTAACTCCGTTAAGATCAGTTGATATTATTACAAAAAAGCCTTTCAAAGCCTCTGTTGAAAGGTCTGATGTGTGCGCAGTTCCTTCTGCAGCGGTTGTGGGAGAGGCTGTTGTTGCCTTTGAAATGGCTGATGCTGTGCTGGAGAAGTTCGGAGGAGATAGTTTAAAAGAGATGAAAAGAAATTTCAATAATTACAGGGAGTATATTAACAGGCTGTGA